The Solanum lycopersicum chromosome 2, SLM_r2.1 DNA window ATACTTTTATGGGGTAATAGGATGCCCAtataattaaagtattttttttggaaaatttgaaataactttaaatgttactttatgtcttttttctttctatggTATGCATTGATGGAATTGCAACTATCAGAACCTAGGAAAGATCTATTAGAAGGGACAAATTAGTTTATCAATTAGGTAAAAgcttaaaagttttaaaaattaggtaaaaatgacaaatatatatatatatatattaggttAAATTATGTTTTCATGATAGTtccaaacttttaatttttacattttaattcaGTAATTGTCGTAGCTATCGGGGCAACTTCTTTAATCGTTTGACAGTTGTCATAGTTGTCGAGATAACTTCAATAGTTGTCCAAGCAGCTTCAAAAATTATCCACACCAGTAATTACCGAAAcaactatgaaaaatattattgatttagtttttttaatattaaaaataaaaaagtaaagacAATAAAAAATAGCCACTTGTCGTTTTCTTTAATTACGAATTTGCAATACATTTTTAGCTTATTTTCCCACCAAAGGGGAAGgtacactctctctctctcccgcGAACCACCCGCTACGGCGGAACTACTGCCCCTCGCCGCCTCTGTCCCTCACGACCCTCCGCCGTACCTCAACTCACCGTCTCCTACTTCGCTGGTCGGAGAAACGAGGACGGAAAATCCCGTTCTTCTAGTCTGCTGTCCACTCCTTCGAGAAACACCACACTCTGCACCTCTGACTACGACGACCACCGCCAGTGCTGCTTCCACTCAATATCTCCTACAGTCTGTCTCCATTGTAAATTCAACCGCCTAGCTCCGGTGAGCCACCATCTATTCAGTCACATAGCAACATTTAACACTACTCGCATACTATCAGATTTCACTATATATATACCCTACTCTTTCACATTTTTATTGCTCTATTCTCTTATTTGTTGGTATTCAAGAGGAACGATATATCCTGTTTTGTGATTGTCCATTGCATAAATTGATCATTATGGCATTTTTTGTATGAGTCCTAGCTGACAGTGTTTCTTGTTGATTGCTACTTGATATGGTTGGAAGAGTGTTAAATTTCTTACTGATCGTGAAATTGGAATTATTTTTGGTCGTTTTGTTTTGCAATTTAGTTGTTAGTGCTGAATTGAACTTATGATTGTATTGAGTGGCGGAAAATTGTCCTTATGAAAGTGTGTAACAAGAGTAAGACCCTTGTCACATGGatgaaagaaaagaatagaGAAAGCTAGTCTTTATAGTGATAGAACtagttgaaattttaattaggtAAGAGGGATAATGGATTGAACTGCAAAAATTTGGTCGAACCTCTTCTCTAGTGATTATCTGTACTGGAAATCAAAATCCAAAGGTTCTTTGGCCTATTATGTTGACCAAATCCTTGAAGATAGGTTGAGGCCAAAGAGACAGCAGGTCTGAGAAGCTAAAATGGAGAGAGAATGAGCTTGTGTGGttgtttcttttaaaatagagagaaaatCAGCAGgtcaaaagttaaatttttgtgATTGTCCATTGCATGGATTGATTATTATGGCATCTTTTTGTATGAGTCCTAGCTGACAGTGTTTCTTGTTGACACAGGACACAATGGATGAGGATTATTGAGCTGGTTTCGTATCATATAATTTCTCCATTCTATTTGCGAATTTTACAGAGTTTGCTATTGGTGAAGTAAGCAAACGAGGACGGAAAACCCCGTTCTTCTAGTCTGCTGTCCTCTCCTTCGAGAAACACCCCACTCTGCACCTCTGACTATGACGACCACCGCCAGTGCTGCTTCCACTCTATATCTCCTACAGTCTGTCTCCATTGTCAATTCAACCGCCTAGCTCCGGTGAGCCACCATCTATTCAGTCACATAGCAACATTTAACACTACTCACATACTATCagatttactatatatatacccTACTCTTTCACATTTTTATTGCTCTATTCTCTTATTTGTTGGTTGGTATTCAAGAGGAACGATATATCTTGTTTAGTGGTTTGTTACTTGTTGATTGCTACTTGATATGGTTGGAAGAGTGTTAAATTTCTTACTGATCGCGAAATTGGAATTATTTTTGGTCGTTTTGTTTTGCAATTTAGTTGTTAGTGCTGAATGGAACTTATGATTGTGTTGAGTGGCGGAAAATTGTCCTTATGAAAGTGTGTAACAAGAGTAAGACCCTTGTCACATggatgaaagaaaagaaaagagaaagctAGTGTTTATAGTGACAGAACtagttgaaattttaattaggtAAGAGGGATAACGGATTGAACTGCAAAAATTTGGTCGAACCTCTTCTCTAGTGATTCTCTGTACTGGAAATCAAAATCCAAAGGTTCTTTGGCCTATTATGTTGACCAAATCTTTGAAGATAGGTTGAGGCCAAAGAGGCAGCAGGTCTGAGAAGCTAAAATGGAGAGAGAATAAGGTGTTGTTTCTttaaaaatagagagaaaatcAGCAGgtcaaaagttaaatttttgtgATTGTCCATTGCATGGATTGATTATTATGGCATTTTTTGTATGAGTACTAGCTGACAGTGTTTCTTGTTGACACAGGGCCCAATGGATGAGGATTTTTGAGCTGGTTTCGCATCATCTAATTTCTCCATTCTATTTGCGAATTTATAGAGTTTGCTATTGGTGAAGTAAGCAAACGAGGACGGAAAACCCCGTTCTTCTAGTCTGCTGTCCACTCCTTCGAGAAACACCCCACTCTGCACCTCTTGACTACGACGACCACCGCCAGTGCTGCTTCCACTCAATATCTCCTACAGTCTGTCTCCATTGTCAATTCAACCGCCTAGCTCCGGTGAGCCACCATCTATTCAGTCACATAGCAACAATTAACACTACTCGCATACTATCAGATTTCACTATATATATACCCTACTCTTTCACATTTTTATTGCTCTATTCTCTTATTTGTTGGTTGGTATTCAAGAGGAACGATATATCCTGTTTAATGTTTTGTTTCTTGTTGATTGCTACTTGATATGGTTGGAAGAGTGGTAAATTTCTTACTGATCGCGAAATTGGAATTATTTTTGGTCGTTTTGTTTTGCTATTTAGTTGTTAGTGCTGAACTTGAACTTATGATTGTGTTGAGTGGCGGAAAATTGTCCTTCTGAAAGTGTGTAACAAGAGTAAGAGCCTTGTCACATGGATGGAAGAAAAGAATATAGAAAGCTAGTCTTTATAGTGATAGAactagataaaattttaattaggtAAGAGAGATAACGAGTTGAACTGCAAAAATTTGGTCGAACCTCTTCTCTAGTGATACTCTGTACTGGAAATCAAAATCCAAAGGTTCTTTGGCCTATTATGCTGACCAAATCCTTGAAGATAGGTTGAGGTCAAAGAGACCGCAAATCTGAGAAGCTAAAATGGAGAGAGAATGAGGTGttgtttcttttaaaatagAGAGTAATCAGCTGgtcaaaagttaatttttttgtgattgtcCATTGCATAAATTGATCATTATGGCATTTTTTGTATGAGTCCTAGCTGACAGTGTTTCTTGTTGACACAGGACCTAAGCACCAATACCGTGACTGCCATTGTCAAAGCTCTAAAACCAAGAACTTTTATCCAATGGATGAGGATTTTCGAGCTGGTTTTGCATCATATACGTTCTCCATTCTATTTGCGAATTTTACAGAGTTTGCTATCGATGAAGTAAGCAAAATTTTAAATGTTAGTACTGAGCTACGGAAACTAGACAGGATGTTCCTTAAACTTCAAGGAATGGTTTATAGAATGGAGTGTAGTCGTGCATATTtatgggacagcacacactataaGTCATCGATTGCATGGGTAGAAGAAGCCAATGGACTGATCTATCATATCAGTGATATCCTTGAGGATATTTCATTGAACTTAGGTCTCCGGGAAGGAGAAAAACTGGTAAATGGAAACCTGTTGATAGATAAGTTCTTGTTACTAATACCACGTAAAATTAGTGGTATTGTAGAAGACTTAGAAGATCTGATAAAGGAAATGGGAACAGATTTTCTTGTTGACTTGGTGAAACAAGTTCCTAAAGTGGTTGCTAGGAAGCAATGTTGCGGATTTGCTGGTTTATCAAATCCAACTCACACGATTGGGAGAGAATCACAAATTGAGAAAGTTGTCGAAATATTGACCCAAAACGATGTACCTCTTTGTATCACTGGAATGGCTGGCATAGGTAAGACAGTTTTTACCCACTGTCTTTGCGAAAACAAGGAAGTGAAAAAGGCATTCCCATTGCTTTTATGGGTTTCTGTTTCTGCAGAGTTTGAATTGGTCAGAATTTTGAGAGCAGCCATTGAGTCTGTCTCGAAAGAAAGCTGTTATTTGACGGATCTGAATGTATTAAGGTCCACTTTACAAGAATTATTACTCTCGGGAGATAACTTTTTAGTGGTACTAGATGATTTGTGCGTTGAAGATCTGGAAGATTGGAACTTACTGTATGCAGCTTTTAAGGTTGAATCAAAATCAAGTAGATTGGTATTTACTACCCGAAATTCAAAAGTGGCATCTTTTATTGGTCCCAAGATGTTTTGTCTTCAACCTCTCTCAGATGAGGACTGTTGGAAGATCATCAAACAAAGGCCTTTCATTAACAATAAAATGCACAATTTAGAAGTAATAGGACTTGAAATAGCCAAAAAATGTAAAGGTGTACCTTTGGTGGCAAAAACAATCGGAGACATACTTCACTGTTTACCTGTTAATGAATGGGATTCTTTGGTTAAGGGTAACCTGTGGGACTTGCCCCAGATTGAGAATCATGTATTCCCTATTTTTCTGCTTAGCTATTGCTGTCTGCCACAACACATAAAGAAGTGTTTCTCTTATTGTTGTTTATTCCCACCAGAATATGTCTATAAAATGAAGGATATTGTTCTGCTGTGGATGGCCGAAGGCCTGATTCATCCGATAGACGGAAGAAGAATCGAGGATATTGGTCGAGAATATTTTGAAGAACTTGTATGGGGGTCTCTTTTCAACTCTGGAAATGAATATTTTCATGACTTTGATGGATCTTATACCATGCATGAGTTCAATCATCATGTAGCTGCTTCTGTCTCTTCGAGTATATGTCAGCGTATAAAAGACAACCAGTCTTCTTACTCTCTTGATAGGGTTCGACACTTGTCAATTTGTCATGGCAATACTCAGTCCAATGGCCTACATAGTTTCTCCAAATGTCACAATTTGCGGACATTCACATTGTTATGTGCAACTAACATAGGTCCAAATGTCCCTACACTCTTTAAGAACTTCAAAGTTATGAGGGTTTTGAACTTAAAGTGCGGGGGCATCACAGAAATACCAGAAATTGTTGGCAATCTTAAGCACTTGCGGTACTTGGACCTTTCCAGTAATAACATCAATACTTTACCATCATCACTATGTGAGCTTTCGTTATTACAAGTGCTTATTTTGGAGAATTGCACATCATTGATGTGTTTGCCGGACAAGTTTAGTAGGCTAACGAATCTTCGGCATCTTTTCTTTGATGTAAAacatcaaattcatcaaatgccAGTAAATTTCAGATTCTTGAAGGAATTACAAACATTGAATGCTTTCGTTGTGGAAGCGGAGAATGGTCATACCATTGAAGAATTAGAGGATTTGAATTCTCTGACGAGatcattttctttaattggATTAGAAAACATTCTAAATGGACAATTAGCTGCAACTGCAAACTTAAACGAAAAGCAAGGTATTATAGAGCTTGAGCTGCAATGGAGGAGTCATCACGAGAGAAATATCGAATATGAGATTTTGACGGGTCTTCAACCTCATAAAAACTTAGAAAGGTTGGTCATCAGTGATTACCGTGGTACCACGTTTCCATCATGGCTCTGGTATGGACCTCACTGCATGCTTAGATCTATATACTTGCGTAACTGTGAATGCTGCAAAGGTCTCCCACCTTTGGGAAAACTTCAATTCCTTGAAAGCCTTACTATTGAGAATATGACGTTATTGGTATCAGCCTTCCCTTCTTTAGTTGATCTTGGCGTGTTTCCGTCACTCAAGTCATTAGTTTTTTCTACAATGCCTCAATTGATTGGTTGGGGATCTGGTGAATATGACATGCCTCAACTTACTGATCTGAAGTTCTACACTTGCCCGAAACTAAAGTGTTTGCCCGAACTTTCCCGGCTCAGTTCTCTCAAATGCCTAGAAATTGAAAAATGCGAAGGACTTGATTGGTTGCCATCTAGTTCAGCTTCTATGGAAAGTTTCATCATCCGGGATAGTCCAGCCCTCAGTGACAGTTGCCAGGTAGGTGGCGAAAACTGGAGTACATTGAAAACAATACCATTTGTACAGATTGATCAATTGGTAATGCCCACGACGCCACAACAAATCTGAAGTTCGTAGGTACTTTTTATATCTCCTAATGTATGtgtttaaagaaaataactagTCATAATAGCTAATTATCGTGTGAAAATTTGTGATGTTTCTTTGCGGTATTTGCCAATTTTCCTCTTTTTGTATTGTTTCGTCTTGATGTGTGTTATCAGGGTTATACGTTTCTGCAATCCCTCTCACTCAACTTTTTAGGCATCGTTGAGAACACTAATGATTGAATACTTTGCTGTTTACACATATTTTGGGTAGTGGGCTGAGCATCCCGGGATGCTGATACCACCCATTCCCAAATTTTGATGTATTAAGCTAAGTTTcaacttatttcttttgttgccCCTGCTTTTGTGCCTGAAAAATCTCATCTGGTTCAATATGTCCCATGTGCTGAGTATTTAGCTTTCCTtgcttactttacattgatctTTCTCTGTGTGTtgcttttatattttgattaccTGCAAAATTGAACAAACAGTTAGTAAACAAAGAATCCTCATAGCTCTCCTCCCataggatttgaacttgagaatttcctttttccctttttcaagTCTCACTTTTCATTTTCTGCACACTTGAATTCTTAGGTAGGGCATCTTCAACTTGTCACTATTGATTATCCTCCTTCCTTGGGGTTCCATCTCTTGAAAATTGCTCCCACAAAGGGTTCCTTTTCCCAGTGCTAAGTTAGCCAGGTGGTCTGCCAATTTATTTCCTTCTCTAAGGATGTGCTTAATAACCACTGGTCTCCCTTGCATTAGTCTCCATATTTCTTCTAAAGTAATAACAACTCTCCAGGGAAACCTTCCAGCTTTTGTCTACAATGTTGTTCGTTAAAAGTGAATCAGTTTTGATCACCACTCTATCCATCTGTGTTGCCTCTATGAACTTTAAGGCCTGTAGTATAGCCATAGCTTCTGCTTGTGTGTTAGTACAAGCCAATTCTCCAATCTCTTGTGCTTGTGCTTGCAAAATATCCCCTTGCTCATCTCTTACACAAAAAACCCAAGAGCTTCTTCTTGGATCTGTTTTAATTTTGATCTGTCCTGTGTCAGGTGCCTTCCATATTACCTTTGTTACCTTGGCTTTGAGATTGTAGTTATTTAGAGCTTCCACCACTATTCTCCAATTGTACGGGACATGTTTTCTGCTTCTTCTCCTTGTCTTTATAAGTAAACCAGAGTATgcaataatttgaaaaattaaccTACTACTAGACATTTCTATATCTCTTGCATTACTGTTTGCAGTGTCTTGAttaatttttgttgtatttgCAACTAATGATGATTCTGTCTCCTCTGACTTTGCAGGTTCCTGATCATCCAATGATGATTGCTTATTATCTGGTGTATTTTTGGGCGAATATATCTCTCCTGAGATTTCTGTGTTGATTGGTTGTATATCATTCTCCTGACTGTTACTGGTTTTGCCTTGAggtttcatatttgtataattgctTCTATTCTCTGTTATGTTGTACTTCCTTGTGAATCTTGACAGTTTATAGACTGTATGGATACTCCTGTATTGGTTGTATTCTCGTTTTGGTTGTCTGCTACCTTTGCCAACtcttgtttttgaattttatctGATGCATTATGTTTATCCCAAAAAGATGCTTCTACCCAAGGTTTGGATGTCTCTTTCTTAGTGGACTTGTTGGCTGGTGATTCCCTTGTTCTGTTTTCTGTGTTTTCAGGCTTCTCTTCTGTCAACTCCACTAGTTTCTCAAACTTGTTAGAGGTATTAGTAGCTTTGGTTTCTCTTTTCTCATTATCATGTTGCTCCTCCTGGTGGTGTTCGTCTTTTTCCTTGTTTCTCTTGATTGTGTTTCGGTTGCTTGCTGTTGTTCTTCTTGTTCTGGACTACATTGCAGTTCTGATAGATCAACCTCCCTTTCTTTTAAAATCCATTCACTTCTGGTGTAGTTGCAGGTTGTTTCTTTTTATTCCCCTTTCATTGGCTTTGTTTTTATCGtttgtctttcttctttctttggtCTATGTTCTGGATGTAAAATCCAACATCCTAGTAGGTCATGCCCCTGTAAACTACAGCATGTGTAATCATGCTGAATTCGTTGCCATTTAGATCTCACTCTTCCTGTTTTATCTGAATTCTCTTGTGTAGATTCTTGAGTAAATCGATTTACACCTTTACCCGTGAACAACTAGATCTTGTTTGATTGTATGTGGCTTTGTCAATCACTAAGGTTTTCCTACTGCGCTAGTCAAATAGAACAGTGACACTCTTTTTAGAAAtactttaaactttttttttaatatattcaaatattattaatattaaaataaaaataatgaaagagtGTTACATGGTAATTTGGACTCTAAATTAAAGTATACAAATTTGTTTGGGATTTCTACTCGtcttactaaaaataaaaataaaaaataaaaattatttcagcTTTCTTCATCATATTAACGCTTCTTCTCCAACACCATACCATTGAAGCGAACATACACCATTGAATCTCgcacattttttttcataacttattaagtcttcctagcaacatgAAAAAGTGTTTATTTTCATTGCTTCAagctttgttttctcttctcATTCAATCAACAACATAATAAATTAactgaaacaagcttttattcGTATATCACTCTATGTACTCCGATTTCAATAGTACTCAAAGTCGatatattaaaacattaaacgttatttcaaagaaaaattattgtttCAATGTACaagaattttatgttttgtcGTGACAAGGATTAATAAAGTATAGTTTTAGAACTTTTCAGCAAATTGGAAAAGTTCAATAggggaaaatattttaaacttttaagcAAACTTAATTAATTGTATTGCAGGACACTTTGAAATCTCTACCCTAGAAGATTAAAATGCAAAATGAATCGAAGAATCTTTGGAGGATATAGAAAGCAACATGAATGTAGTTGTACCTTTATTCCTCAATTAGTTGATCAAGAATTAAAAGAGACTTGCATCGGTATGAAATTTCAATCActtgatattgaatttaaattttatcttgagTATGCTTATTGTAATGGTTTTAGTGTGcacaaaaatcaaattagtaGATTAAGAAAAGATAAATCAATTATTGGTCAAGAGTTGTTTGTTCAAAAAAAAGATTTCGTTCAAAGAAAAGTCTTGACAGTAATAAGCAATGAGATGAGACTAGAGAAGGTGCAAAGTAATGATATGTATGTCaaaaaacgaagaagaaaaatggGTTATAACTAGACTTGTCTCAAATCATAATGATGAACTTGCTTCTTTCAATAGTCAGAAATTCTTGcgatcaaaaagaaaaaaaaatcagaggCTCTGAATAATCTTATTGATGtcttaaataattttgatattcgTCCAAGTAAAATTACATTAGTGTTGATTACTCAGGCTGGGGGCGTAGAGAATCTCAATCTAACTGGACGAGATATTCAGAATTTTTTGAGaactaaaaggaaaaattatctTGAGAAATGAGATGCACAATTGATGTTGAAATACTTTCAAAAGCGACAATCTAATAGCCCCAGATTTTTCTATGCAATACATATGGATGTAGAGGATCATTTAGCCAATTGTTTTTTGGTGGATCCTAGGTCTAGGATAGCTTACAAGAATTTGTGAGATGTTGTCCTATTTGATCCTAAAAAGTTGACAAATAAATATACGATGCCTTTTGTTCCATTTACCGTAGTTAATAACTATCACCaatctattttatttgaatgtGCTCTTCTTTGGGATGAAAACTTTTCAATGGTTACTTCACACTTGGCAAGAGGCTATGTTTGGTGTTTTCCCTCGTACAATAATTACAGATCAAGATGTTGCAGCAACAAATACAGTTGCAAAGGTGTTCCCAAAtagtgcacaccatttttgtATGTCTACAAGTCATATTTCTcatgaatttgatgattttaaaagTGAGTTTATTAAGTGTTTACATTGTACAATGACTCTCGAGAAATTTGAAACTGCTTGGATTGatttaatgaaaatgtacaattTAGAAGAACATAATTGGTTGCGTAGGATATATGCAATTCGCGAGAAATGAATTTCAGCATATGTGCGAACTAATTTTTGTGCTAGAATGTCAACAACTCAAAAAAGTGAAAGTATGAATAAATACTTCAAAGATTATCTTAACTCTAGTACATCAATGAGTGTATTTGTGACTCAATATGATAAAGTTGTTGACGCTAGGTATGACAAAGTAAGAGAGAAGGATTATAAGACAAAACATTCAAAGGCTATCTTGAAAACATTACATCTAATGGAGGACGAAATAGCCAAAatgtatac harbors:
- the LOC104645852 gene encoding putative disease resistance protein RGA3, which translates into the protein MDEDFRAGFASYTFSILFANFTEFAIDEVSKILNVSTELRKLDRMFLKLQGMVYRMECSRAYLWDSTHYKSSIAWVEEANGLIYHISDILEDISLNLGLREGEKLVNGNLLIDKFLLLIPRKISGIVEDLEDLIKEMGTDFLVDLVKQVPKVVARKQCCGFAGLSNPTHTIGRESQIEKVVEILTQNDVPLCITGMAGIGKTVFTHCLCENKEVKKAFPLLLWVSVSAEFELVRILRAAIESVSKESCYLTDLNVLRSTLQELLLSGDNFLVVLDDLCVEDLEDWNLLYAAFKVESKSSRLVFTTRNSKVASFIGPKMFCLQPLSDEDCWKIIKQRPFINNKMHNLEVIGLEIAKKCKGVPLVAKTIGDILHCLPVNEWDSLVKGNLWDLPQIENHVFPIFLLSYCCLPQHIKKCFSYCCLFPPEYVYKMKDIVLLWMAEGLIHPIDGRRIEDIGREYFEELVWGSLFNSGNEYFHDFDGSYTMHEFNHHVAASVSSSICQRIKDNQSSYSLDRVRHLSICHGNTQSNGLHSFSKCHNLRTFTLLCATNIGPNVPTLFKNFKVMRVLNLKCGGITEIPEIVGNLKHLRYLDLSSNNINTLPSSLCELSLLQVLILENCTSLMCLPDKFSRLTNLRHLFFDVKHQIHQMPVNFRFLKELQTLNAFVVEAENGHTIEELEDLNSLTRSFSLIGLENILNGQLAATANLNEKQGIIELELQWRSHHERNIEYEILTGLQPHKNLERLVISDYRGTTFPSWLWYGPHCMLRSIYLRNCECCKGLPPLGKLQFLESLTIENMTLLVSAFPSLVDLGVFPSLKSLVFSTMPQLIGWGSGEYDMPQLTDLKFYTCPKLKCLPELSRLSSLKCLEIEKCEGLDWLPSSSASMESFIIRDSPALSDSCQVGGENWSTLKTIPFVQIDQLVMPTTPQQI